The following are from one region of the Penaeus vannamei isolate JL-2024 chromosome 28, ASM4276789v1, whole genome shotgun sequence genome:
- the LOC113830582 gene encoding uncharacterized protein, which yields MAGVKCLLVLAALALASVSARPSTECSCDGCLYPSLSDCSVYWKCQGGRAVEHRCGGGHRFNPDTSRCEHAIRVACSNTVRLVGDFASETCVDRRAGCPVFAAAGGCECRGDDCDWPAYVVSSCPKSCDMCGAQSKFKPWWTDSSEEDSSEEGGRKPWWKDSSEEDSSEESGEGGSSESSESSSSESNESSSSEESGEDGSGEGNGSGEGNGSGEGNGSGEGNGSGEENGSGEGNGSGEGNGNGENGSGEETEAPETKPPTAAPTTRPPPPPTAAPTSKPPPPPTAAPTTKPPPPPTAAPTTKPPPPPTAAPTTKPPPPPTAAPTTRPPPPPTAAPTEEPSKPGNCGVDCSQGQYHPHPSDCHMFIQCTPYGPQEMPCAPGTVWDQDLLTCNHEATTPCVIADPCVKSHDKQCRRGDGRYAVEGKKTEYYLCHSGVSFLLRCPDEGTFNPHTTSCVYKDRTAIGKVVA from the exons ATGGCAGGCGTCAAGTGTCTCTTGGTGTTGGCGGCGCTCGCCCTCGCCTCTGTGTCGGCAC GTCCCTCCACAGAGTGTAGCTGCGATGGCTGTCTTTACCCAAGTTTAAGCGACTGTTCTGTCTACTGGAAGT GCCAGGGCGGACGCGCCGTGGAGCACCGCTGCGGCGGCGGCCATCGCTTCAACCCCGACACCTCCCGCTGCGAGCACGCCATCAGGGTGGCGTGCTCGAACACCGTGCGCCTTGTGGGCGACTTCGCCTCCGAGACGTGTGTGGACCGGCGCGCGGGCTGCCCAGTCTTCGCCGCCGCTGGAGGCTGCGAATGTCGCGGCGACGACTGCGACTGGCCGGCCTACGTCGTCAGCTCGTGCCCGAAGTCGTGCGACATGTGCGGCGCGCAGAGCAAATTCAAGCCGTGGTGGACCGACTCGAGTGAGGAGGACTCCAGTGAGGAGGGCGGCAGGAAGCCCTGGTGGAAGGACTCCAGTGAGGAGGATTCCAGCGAGGAGAGTGGCGAGGGCGGGTCCAGCGAGAGCAGCGAAAGCAGCTCCAGCGAGAGCAACGAAAGCAGCTCCAGCGAAGAAAGTGGGGAGGACGGCTCTGGCGAAGGAAACGGCTCCGGCGAAGGAAACGGCTCCGGCGAAGGAAACGGCTCTGGCGAAGGAAACGGCTCCGGCGAAGAAAACGGCTCCGGCGAAGGAAACGGCTCCGGCGAAGGAAACGGCAATGGGGAAAACGGCTCCGGTGAAGAAACAGAAGCTCCTGAGACTAAGCCACCCACAGCCGCCCCAACAACtaggcctcctccccctcccacagcaGCCCCAACGTCgaagcctccccccccacccacagccGCCCCAACAACtaagcctcctccccctcccacagcaGCCCCAACGACgaagcctcctccccctcccacagcaGCCCCAACGACgaagcctcctccccctcccacagcaGCCCCAACAACtaggcctcctcccccacccacagccgCCCCCACAGAGGAACCCTCCAAGCCCGGCAACTGCGGTGTCGACTGTTCCCAGGGGCAGTACCACCCACATCCCAGCGACTGCCACATGTTCATCCAGTGCACCCCGTACGGCCCCCAGGAGATGCCCTGCGCCCCGGGAACCGTGTGGGACCAGGACCTCTTGACCTGCAACCACGAGGCCACGACCCCCTGTGTCATCGCCGACCCCTGTGTCAAAAGTCATG aCAAGCAGTGCCGCAGAGGAGACGGAAGATATGCCGTCGAAGGAAAGAAGACCGAATATTACCTCTGCCACTCCGGagtatccttcctccttcgctgtcCCGATGAAGGAACCTTTAATCCTCATACTACATCCTGTGTCTATAAGGACCGCACTGCCATCGGGAAGGTAGtcgcttag
- the LOC138867024 gene encoding uncharacterized protein, which produces MKTSVVEAVVVASVVVVVWCGGGVASRQCQCEEATGVAGNRAAILGFIAAPEQGHVRVPFAVGDDQQRSEKRFFAHTSVKSNGDGPKVLQDIYESKTTTSTASVTTTFNDIASDKTQPMKWREIVLPEAVAFSNSLTTYLAKEEQYPSEQELNRTARTFENSSDEDVLSPTVKQARYFSYTGSSCAFEYVLLTRPGETESSSFELVIFGPGDDFGRRG; this is translated from the exons ATGAAGACTTCTGTGGTGGAGGCTGTGGTGGTTgcgtcggtggtggtggtggtgtggtgtggtggtggtgtg GCTTCCAGGCAGTGCCAGTGTGAAGAGGCGACGGGCGTGGCGGGCAACAGGGCAGCCATCTTGGGCTTCATAGCAGCGCCAGAGCAAGGCCATGTCAGAGTCCCTTTTGCAGTCGGAGACGATCAACAACGCTCTGAGAAAAGATTTTTTGCTCATACCAGCGTGAAATCAAATGGCGATGGGCCAAAGGTGTTGCAAGACATATACGAGTCTAAAACTACAACTAGTACTGCTTCCGTTACTACAACTTTTAACGACATAGCGTCCGACAAAACACAGCCGATGAAATGGAGGGAAATCGTATTACCAGAGGCAGTGGCGTTTTCCAACTCACTCACAACTTATCTCGCCAAAGAAGAACAATACCCCTCAGAACAGGAACTGAATAGAACCGCAAGAACCTTCGAGAACAGTTCTGACGAAGATGTTCTGTCGCCTACGGTGAAACAAGCTCGTTATTTCTCTTATACGGGGAGTTCCTGTGCGTTCGAATACGTGCTCTTGACGAGACCAGGTGAAACGGAGTCGTCGTCGTTCGAATTGGTTATCTTCGGTCCTGGCGATGACTTCGGGAGACGTGGATGa
- the LOC113830580 gene encoding uncharacterized protein, which yields MSFSEVRTMGGSVGTGVGMGAANLGHLPVEEVDQAVVPPPPPPAAAPAPPPAVGAPMFSSFQTASLSSSPTGFPPISRPNIVSMWGIGGFTSPALPTPPAVTPNTIASTLGNPQMPSVTFFNSRAPMGFNFRMAGSHLGTPYVYKRKPEDELEEVKPVVKQHITEEKMSAHLNALHLSESYCNHKLGKKGLPSEVELSEDSDEGLGHFGEDQDGMLMDAKGPMRLIISDEVKQVVPGESQLPTSLLKKLTQPSMEVVLWRPPGDVIRNIISTNVGLEDKNGESNTSEPVSTSASASTSSSSPAAAAAAAAAPPDSAQRGETSASSSPDSGISVSSPPPSLSFLGQQSSRVSPFSAGSVSAEAGDDLLSLPSTSSGSRGGGYLPPLRRPASPLPDPMADDDFSERMEFNNNNGNAPNFMWLEENNNSALIDLNAVEPQRAPLLDDLPDLPDSDDMDL from the exons ATGAGTTTTTCTGAGGTACGAACCATGGGAGGCAGTGTAGGTACTGGTGTAGGCATGGGGGCAGCTAACCTGGGGCACCTCCCAGTTGAGGAAGTGGACCAGGCTGttgttcctccacctccccctcctgctgcagcaccagcaccaccaccagccGTGGGAGCACCCATGTTCAGCAGTTTCCAGacagcctctctctcctcctctcctacaggTTTCCCCCCCATCTCACGTCCAAACATTGTCAGCATGTGGGGTATTGGGGGCTTCACCTCAccagccctccccaccccacccgcagTCACACCAAATACCATAGCATCAACCCTTGGAAATCCCCAGATGCCCAGTGTGACCTTCTTCAATTCCAGAGCGCCAATGGGCTTCAATTTTAG AATGGCTGGGTCACATTTAGGCACTCCTTATGTTTACAAGCGGAAGCCGGAGGATGAGCTAGAAGAGGT CAAACCTGTGGTAAAGCAACACATAACTGAAGAGAAGATGTCAGCTCACCTGAATGCTCTTCATTTGTCTGAGAGTTATTGCAATCATAAACTTGGAAAGAAG GGTTTGCCTAGTGAAGTAGAGCTTTCTGAAGATTCTGATGAGGGTCTGGGCCACTTTGGGGAAGATCAAGATGGGATGCTGATGGATGCCAAGGGCCCCATGCGTCTCATCATATCCGACGAGGTGAAGCAGGTTGTACCCGGAGAATCTCAGCTCCCTACTTCATTATTAAAAAAATT AACACAACCCAGCATGGAGGTGGTACTATGGAGACCTCCCGGTGACGTTATAAGAAATATCATATCAACAAATGTTGGTCTAGAAGATAAGAATGGAGAATCCAACACATCAGAACCTGTTTCtacttctgcctctgcctccacctcctcttcttctcctgctgctgctgctgccgctgctgctgctcctccggACTCTGCGCAGAGGGGTGAAACCTCCGCCAGCAGCTCCCCAGACTCTGGGATCTCAGTGTcatccccacctccatccctgtCCTTCCTGGGCCAGCAATCTTCTCGTGTTTCACCATTCAGTGCAGGTTCAGTATCAGCTGAGGCTGGCGATGACTTACTCTCCCTGCCTTCCACATCGTCCGGCTCACGGGGAGGAGGATATTTACCCCCTTTGCGGAGACCGGCAAGCCCCCTGCCTGATCCTATGGCGGATGATGATTTTTCTGAGCGTATGGagttcaacaataataatggcaatgcacCCAATTTCATGTGGTTAGAGGAGAACAACAACAGTGCGTTGATTGACCTAAATGCAGTTGAACCACAGAGAGCTCCCCTGCTGGATGACCTACCTGATTTGCCGGACTCAGATGACATGGATTTATAA